A region of Pseudomonas marginalis DNA encodes the following proteins:
- a CDS encoding D-2-hydroxyacid dehydrogenase family protein has translation MSVQIAVIDDWQNVANGVVDWSVLEAVGQVHFLHDYPADTATMIERLKAFEVICVMRERSTFDQALLQGLPNLKLLVTGGMRNAALDIAAAKAMGIQVCGTDSYKQAAPELTWALIMASTRNLLTEANSLRAGGWQVGLGGDLHGKTLGILGLGSIGQKVAQFAQVFGMRVIAWSENLTPERAAQAGATWVSKRELFEQADILTIHLVLSDRSRGLVDAEALSWMKPTARLVNTARGPIVDEQALVQALTTGRLAGAALDVFAEEPLPVDHPFRHLPNVLATPHVGYVSEQNYRQFYEQMIEDIQAWTTGAPIRMLG, from the coding sequence ATGTCGGTACAGATCGCAGTCATTGATGATTGGCAAAATGTGGCCAATGGCGTGGTGGATTGGTCGGTGCTGGAGGCGGTTGGGCAGGTGCACTTCCTGCACGATTACCCGGCAGATACCGCCACGATGATCGAGCGTTTGAAGGCGTTCGAGGTCATTTGCGTCATGCGCGAACGCTCGACCTTCGACCAAGCGCTGTTACAGGGTTTGCCCAACCTCAAGTTGCTGGTGACCGGCGGCATGCGCAATGCCGCCCTCGACATTGCCGCCGCCAAGGCCATGGGCATCCAGGTGTGCGGCACCGACAGCTACAAGCAGGCGGCGCCGGAGCTGACCTGGGCACTGATCATGGCGTCTACGCGCAATCTGCTGACCGAAGCCAACTCACTGCGCGCGGGTGGCTGGCAGGTGGGACTGGGTGGCGACCTGCATGGCAAGACCCTGGGAATTCTCGGGTTGGGCAGTATTGGCCAGAAGGTCGCGCAGTTTGCCCAGGTATTCGGCATGCGGGTGATTGCCTGGAGTGAAAACCTCACGCCGGAGCGCGCCGCGCAGGCCGGGGCGACCTGGGTCAGCAAGCGCGAGCTGTTTGAGCAGGCCGACATTCTCACGATTCATTTGGTACTCAGCGACCGCAGCCGTGGCCTGGTCGATGCCGAAGCATTGAGTTGGATGAAGCCGACGGCCCGGTTGGTGAATACCGCGCGCGGGCCGATTGTGGATGAGCAGGCGCTGGTGCAGGCATTGACCACTGGTCGCCTGGCGGGCGCGGCACTCGATGTATTCGCCGAGGAGCCGCTGCCGGTCGATCACCCGTTTCGCCACTTGCCCAACGTACTCGCCACGCCCCATGTGGGCTACGTGAGTGAGCAGAACTACCGGCAGTTCTATGAGCAGATGATTGAAGATATCCAGGCCTGGACCACGGGCGCGCCCATTCGGATGCTGGGCTGA
- the glgA gene encoding glycogen synthase GlgA, with protein sequence MISAAVDTQGERFSKAAEGPTSLADLPNTVRPIVSNNPNRKKVLFVTSEFADLVKTGGLGDVSAALPRAMAHLHDVRVLIPGYPQVMESDNPIHIIGELGGHAALPPCKIGRMDLKDGLVIYVLICPELYEREGTPYGANNGRDWPDNHIRFARLGLAAADMAANLAQIHWCPDLVHAHDWPAGLAPAYMHWRGSRTPTLFTIHNLAYQGVVSLASTPELGIPPHALQQEGMEFYGKMSFLKAGMAYSSHITTVSATYAQEITTPEFGCGLDGFLAAKTQQGLLSGIPNGIDESWETSTDTHLTHNFNIGDWEGKAINADHVRELFGLHDSTGPLFAVVSRLVYQKGLDLTEAVASFIVENGGQIAIIGRGEPEEEQAMRELALRFPGQVGVRIGFNETDARRMFAGSDFLLMPSRYEPCGLSQMYAQRFGSLPVARNTGGLADTIENGVTGFLFNESTVESYEEALSRAFRVFANKGLLNAMRSRAMTQPFNWCQAVEPYAELYEQLVAKALGKSTK encoded by the coding sequence ATGATCAGTGCCGCTGTAGATACTCAGGGAGAGCGTTTTAGTAAGGCGGCAGAGGGGCCAACGTCACTGGCCGACCTGCCCAACACTGTGCGGCCGATCGTGAGTAATAATCCCAATCGAAAGAAGGTATTGTTCGTCACCTCCGAGTTCGCCGACCTGGTGAAAACCGGTGGCCTGGGCGACGTGTCCGCGGCCCTGCCCCGCGCCATGGCCCACTTGCATGATGTGCGCGTCCTGATCCCCGGTTACCCGCAGGTGATGGAAAGCGACAACCCGATCCATATCATCGGTGAGCTGGGTGGCCACGCCGCACTGCCGCCGTGCAAGATCGGGCGCATGGACCTCAAGGACGGCCTGGTCATCTATGTGCTGATCTGCCCCGAGCTCTACGAGCGCGAAGGCACGCCGTACGGCGCCAACAATGGTCGCGACTGGCCGGACAACCATATTCGCTTCGCCCGCCTGGGCCTGGCCGCTGCCGACATGGCCGCCAACCTCGCCCAGATCCACTGGTGCCCGGACCTGGTGCACGCCCACGACTGGCCCGCCGGCCTGGCCCCCGCCTATATGCACTGGCGTGGGTCACGCACACCGACCTTGTTCACCATCCATAACCTCGCCTATCAAGGCGTGGTCAGCCTGGCCTCGACGCCGGAGCTAGGCATTCCGCCCCACGCCTTGCAGCAGGAAGGCATGGAGTTCTACGGCAAGATGTCGTTCCTCAAGGCGGGCATGGCGTATTCCAGCCACATCACCACCGTGAGTGCCACCTACGCCCAGGAAATCACCACGCCGGAATTCGGCTGCGGCCTCGACGGTTTCCTCGCCGCCAAGACCCAGCAGGGCCTGCTCAGTGGCATCCCCAACGGCATCGATGAAAGTTGGGAAACCTCCACCGACACGCACCTGACCCACAACTTCAATATCGGTGACTGGGAAGGCAAGGCCATCAACGCCGACCACGTGCGCGAACTGTTCGGCCTGCATGACTCTACCGGCCCGCTGTTCGCGGTGGTCTCGCGCCTGGTCTACCAGAAAGGCCTCGACCTCACCGAAGCGGTGGCGAGCTTTATCGTCGAGAACGGCGGCCAGATCGCCATTATCGGGCGAGGCGAGCCGGAAGAGGAACAGGCCATGCGTGAACTGGCGCTGCGCTTCCCGGGCCAGGTCGGTGTGCGCATCGGCTTCAACGAGACCGACGCGCGGCGCATGTTCGCCGGCAGTGACTTCCTGCTGATGCCATCGCGCTACGAGCCCTGCGGCCTCAGCCAGATGTATGCCCAGCGCTTCGGCTCGCTGCCCGTGGCTCGCAACACCGGCGGGCTGGCGGACACCATCGAGAATGGCGTCACCGGCTTCCTGTTCAATGAATCCACCGTAGAAAGCTACGAAGAAGCCCTGAGCCGTGCGTTCCGGGTCTTCGCCAATAAAGGCCTGCTCAACGCCATGCGCAGCCGTGCCATGACCCAACCCTTCAACTGGTGCCAGGCGGTGGAACCCTACGCCGAGCTGTATGAACAACTGGTGGCCAAGGCCTTGGGGAAATCGACTAAATAA
- the treZ gene encoding malto-oligosyltrehalose trehalohydrolase produces MPLRTLETWPHGAIMLDAQHTRFALWAPDAFYVSVELENGKSIAMLPQADGWFETEVKCPAGTRYRYNIDGEMDVPDPASRAQASDVHGWSLVVDPLAYTWRHANWQGRPWHEAVIYELHVGAMGGYAEVEKHLPRLAELGVTAIELMPLAQFPGERNWGYDGVLPYAPHSSYGSPEQLKHLVDSAHEHGLAVILDVVYNHFGPDGNYLGQYAKGFFQEDVHTPWGAGIDFERREVRDFFLDNALMWLLEYRFDGLRLDAVHAIDNPGFLQELAQRVRQQVDTGRHVWLVLENELNQASLLKEDFDAQWNDDFHNVLHVLLTGETDAYYSDFAQDPTTKLARCLGEGFIYQGHTTRHGHERGEPSADLPPTAFVAFLQNHDQIGNRALGERLHQLCSPQALKAATALLLLSPMIPLMFMGDEANASEPFLFFTDHHGELAEAVREGRRNEFADFAAFHDPERRERIPDPNALSTFAQSAPVIADNPHAELYRQLLGLRHRHIVPHLPGAVALGAQVLAYAAVSARWRLGNGSLLQIDLNLSATPLDHSATAPVLFETPALQGAQLPPFSARVTLSPVGEHP; encoded by the coding sequence ATGCCGTTACGGACTTTGGAAACCTGGCCCCACGGCGCAATCATGCTGGACGCGCAACACACGCGTTTTGCCTTGTGGGCGCCAGACGCGTTTTATGTCAGCGTTGAATTGGAAAACGGTAAATCCATCGCCATGCTGCCCCAGGCAGATGGCTGGTTCGAGACTGAAGTGAAGTGCCCGGCGGGCACCCGCTACCGCTATAACATCGATGGGGAAATGGATGTTCCCGACCCCGCGTCCAGGGCCCAGGCCTCGGACGTGCATGGCTGGAGCCTGGTGGTCGACCCGCTCGCCTACACCTGGCGTCACGCCAACTGGCAAGGCCGCCCCTGGCACGAAGCCGTGATCTACGAATTGCACGTCGGCGCGATGGGGGGCTACGCCGAAGTCGAAAAGCACCTGCCGCGCCTGGCCGAGCTGGGCGTCACCGCGATTGAATTGATGCCGCTGGCGCAATTTCCCGGTGAGCGCAATTGGGGGTATGACGGCGTACTGCCCTACGCACCGCACTCCTCCTACGGCTCGCCCGAGCAACTCAAGCACCTGGTCGACAGCGCCCACGAACACGGCCTCGCCGTGATCCTTGACGTGGTCTACAACCACTTCGGCCCCGACGGCAATTACCTGGGCCAGTACGCCAAAGGCTTCTTCCAGGAAGACGTGCACACCCCATGGGGTGCCGGGATCGACTTTGAGCGCCGTGAAGTGCGGGATTTCTTCCTCGATAACGCGCTGATGTGGCTGCTCGAATACCGCTTCGACGGCCTGCGCCTGGACGCAGTGCACGCCATCGACAACCCCGGCTTCCTCCAGGAACTCGCGCAACGGGTACGCCAGCAGGTGGATACCGGTCGGCATGTGTGGCTGGTGCTGGAAAACGAGCTGAACCAGGCCAGCCTGCTCAAGGAGGATTTCGACGCGCAATGGAATGATGACTTCCATAACGTGCTGCACGTGTTACTGACCGGCGAAACCGATGCCTATTACAGCGACTTTGCCCAGGACCCCACCACCAAACTCGCCCGTTGCCTGGGCGAAGGGTTTATCTACCAGGGCCACACCACTCGCCATGGCCACGAGCGCGGCGAACCGAGCGCTGACTTACCGCCCACGGCCTTCGTCGCGTTCCTGCAGAACCATGACCAGATCGGCAACCGCGCCCTGGGCGAACGCCTGCACCAGCTCTGCTCGCCCCAGGCGCTCAAGGCTGCAACCGCCCTGCTGCTGTTGTCGCCTATGATTCCGCTGATGTTCATGGGGGATGAGGCGAACGCGAGCGAGCCGTTCCTGTTTTTTACCGACCACCACGGTGAACTGGCTGAAGCGGTACGCGAAGGCCGGCGCAATGAATTTGCCGACTTCGCCGCGTTCCATGACCCCGAGCGCCGTGAACGCATCCCGGATCCGAACGCGCTGTCGACATTCGCGCAATCGGCCCCGGTGATCGCCGATAACCCGCACGCTGAGCTCTACCGCCAACTGCTGGGCCTGCGCCATCGCCATATTGTGCCGCACCTGCCTGGCGCCGTGGCATTGGGCGCGCAGGTGCTGGCCTACGCCGCCGTCAGTGCGCGCTGGCGCCTGGGCAACGGCAGCCTGTTGCAGATCGACCTGAACCTGAGCGCCACGCCCTTGGATCACTCGGCCACCGCGCCGGTCCTGTTTGAAACGCCGGCCCTGCAAGGTGCGCAACTGCCGCCCTTCAGCGCCCGCGTCACCTTATCCCCTGTTGGAGAGCACCCTTGA